The following are encoded in a window of Pseudomonas sp. St316 genomic DNA:
- a CDS encoding FAD-binding oxidoreductase — protein sequence MPLREECLWEKLTPQRPENSVLTGEVTADVCVIGAGFTGLSAAVHLLEQGKRVVVLEAHRAGNGGSGRNVGLVNAGLWIPPDDIEAGFGEAVGSQLNRMLGAAPALVFSLVDKYNIDCQLRREGTLHMAHNARGEADLRSREEQWKRRGAPVQLLTGPACVEATGTSKIAAALLDRRAGTLNPMAYTSGLAKAATDLGGQLFDHSSVTRLERQGQRWSVQTAQGSVLAEQVVIASNAYTEGDWTELRRNFFPGYYYQVASVPLTDEAARRILPGGQGSWDTRQVLSSIRRDKDGRLLLGSLGNGNRKPTWFLKAWADRVQQHYFPYLKSVEWECTWTGCIAFTPDHLMRLFEPAPGLVAVTGYNGRGVTTGTVVGKAFADYLCHGNAQALPIPFTPMQPLAGVGLRSCLYEAGFSLYHAGQCLRIVI from the coding sequence ATGCCGTTACGCGAAGAATGTCTGTGGGAAAAACTAACGCCGCAAAGGCCTGAAAACAGCGTGCTCACCGGTGAAGTCACGGCCGATGTCTGCGTTATCGGTGCGGGTTTTACCGGGTTGTCGGCAGCGGTGCATTTGCTCGAACAAGGCAAGCGCGTGGTTGTGCTGGAAGCCCATCGGGCGGGCAATGGTGGATCGGGGCGTAACGTCGGGTTGGTCAACGCCGGCCTGTGGATCCCGCCGGATGACATCGAGGCCGGGTTCGGCGAGGCGGTGGGCAGCCAGCTCAACCGCATGCTGGGGGCCGCGCCGGCCCTGGTGTTCAGTCTTGTCGATAAATACAACATTGATTGCCAGCTGCGCCGCGAAGGCACCTTGCACATGGCCCATAACGCCCGGGGCGAGGCCGACCTGCGCAGTCGCGAAGAACAATGGAAGCGCCGCGGTGCCCCGGTGCAATTGCTCACCGGCCCGGCCTGTGTCGAGGCCACCGGCACGTCGAAAATCGCTGCGGCACTGCTCGACCGTCGCGCCGGCACGCTCAACCCGATGGCCTACACCAGCGGGTTGGCCAAGGCCGCCACGGACCTTGGCGGCCAGTTGTTCGACCATTCATCGGTGACGCGCCTGGAACGCCAAGGCCAGCGCTGGTCGGTGCAGACTGCCCAGGGTTCGGTGCTGGCCGAGCAGGTGGTGATCGCGTCCAACGCCTATACCGAGGGCGACTGGACCGAACTGCGGCGCAATTTCTTCCCCGGTTATTACTATCAGGTCGCCTCGGTCCCGCTGACCGACGAGGCTGCCCGACGCATTCTGCCGGGCGGGCAGGGCTCGTGGGATACCCGCCAGGTGTTGAGCAGCATCCGCCGGGACAAGGACGGCCGTTTGCTGCTGGGCAGCCTGGGCAACGGCAACCGCAAGCCGACCTGGTTCCTCAAGGCTTGGGCCGATCGGGTGCAGCAGCACTATTTTCCTTACCTCAAGTCGGTGGAGTGGGAGTGCACCTGGACCGGTTGCATTGCCTTTACCCCCGATCACTTGATGCGTCTGTTCGAGCCGGCCCCCGGGCTGGTGGCCGTGACCGGCTACAACGGCCGGGGCGTGACCACCGGCACGGTGGTCGGCAAGGCGTTCGCCGACTACCTGTGCCACGGCAATGCCCAGGCCCTGCCCATCCCGTTCACACCCATGCAGCCACTGGCCGGGGTGGGGTTGCGCAGCTGCCTGTATGAGGCGGGCTTTTCGCTGTATCACGCGGGCCAGTGCCTGCGGATCGTCATTTGA
- a CDS encoding aldehyde dehydrogenase family protein: MVAALLDRLGVDSALYQNGTQPVHSPVDGSRIGAVNWEGAAEVEQQVSRAEHAFDLWRQVPAPRRGELVRQFGDLLREYKADLGELVSWEAGKITQEGLGEVQEMIDICDFAVGLSRQLYGLTIASERPGHHMRESWHPLGVVGVISAFNFPVAVWAWNTTLALVCGNAVIWKPSEKTPLTALACQALFERVLKNFSDAPPYLSQVIIGGRDAGEALVDDPRVALISATGSTRMGREVAPKVAARFARSILELGGNNAMILAPSADLDMAVRAILFSAVGTAGQRCTTLRRLIAHESVKEEIVTRLKAAYSKVRIGHPLEGNLVGPLIDKHSFDNMQDALEQALSEGGRVFGGKRQLEDQFPNAYYVSPAIVEMPEQSDVVRHETFAPILYVVGYKDFAEALHLNNSVPQGLSSCIFTTDVREAEQFMSAVGSDCGIANVNIGPSGAEIGGAFGGEKETGGGRESGSDAWRGYMRRQTNTVNYSLELPLAQGITFD, encoded by the coding sequence ATGGTTGCTGCATTGCTTGATCGCTTGGGCGTCGACTCGGCCCTGTACCAGAACGGCACACAACCGGTGCATTCGCCCGTTGATGGCAGCCGTATTGGCGCCGTGAACTGGGAAGGCGCGGCTGAAGTCGAGCAGCAGGTCAGCCGTGCCGAACACGCCTTCGACCTGTGGCGCCAGGTGCCGGCCCCACGTCGCGGCGAGCTGGTGCGTCAATTTGGCGACCTGTTGCGTGAATACAAGGCCGACCTTGGCGAACTGGTGTCGTGGGAAGCCGGCAAGATCACCCAGGAAGGCCTGGGTGAAGTGCAAGAGATGATCGACATCTGCGACTTCGCCGTCGGCCTGTCCCGCCAGCTGTACGGCCTGACCATCGCCTCCGAGCGTCCGGGCCACCACATGCGTGAGTCCTGGCATCCGCTGGGCGTGGTCGGCGTGATCAGCGCCTTCAACTTCCCGGTGGCGGTCTGGGCCTGGAACACCACGCTGGCGCTGGTGTGCGGCAACGCCGTGATCTGGAAACCGTCGGAAAAGACCCCGCTCACCGCCCTGGCGTGCCAGGCGCTGTTCGAGCGTGTGCTGAAGAATTTCAGCGACGCGCCCCCGTACCTGAGCCAGGTGATCATCGGCGGTCGCGATGCCGGTGAAGCGTTGGTGGATGACCCGCGTGTGGCGTTGATCAGCGCCACGGGCAGCACCCGCATGGGCCGTGAAGTGGCACCGAAGGTCGCTGCGCGGTTCGCCCGCAGCATTCTGGAACTGGGCGGCAACAACGCCATGATCCTGGCACCGAGCGCCGACCTGGACATGGCCGTGCGCGCCATCCTGTTCAGTGCCGTCGGCACCGCCGGCCAGCGTTGCACCACCCTGCGCCGGCTGATTGCCCACGAGTCGGTGAAGGAAGAAATCGTCACCCGCCTCAAGGCCGCCTATTCGAAAGTGCGTATCGGCCATCCGTTGGAAGGCAACCTGGTCGGGCCGCTGATCGACAAGCACAGCTTCGACAACATGCAGGATGCACTAGAGCAGGCCTTGAGCGAAGGCGGGCGAGTCTTTGGCGGCAAGCGCCAGCTTGAAGACCAGTTCCCGAATGCCTATTACGTCTCGCCAGCCATCGTCGAGATGCCCGAGCAAAGCGATGTGGTGCGCCACGAAACCTTCGCACCGATCCTGTACGTGGTCGGCTACAAGGACTTTGCCGAGGCCTTGCACCTGAACAATTCCGTGCCTCAAGGCCTGTCGTCCTGCATCTTCACCACCGACGTGCGTGAAGCCGAGCAATTCATGTCGGCGGTGGGCAGCGACTGCGGCATCGCCAACGTCAACATTGGCCCGAGCGGCGCGGAGATCGGTGGCGCATTCGGTGGTGAAAAAGAAACCGGCGGCGGTCGCGAATCCGGTTCCGACGCCTGGCGCGGCTACATGCGCCGCCAGACCAACACCGTGAACTACTCACTGGAGTTGCCGTTGGCCCAGGGGATTACGTTCGACTGA
- a CDS encoding LysR family transcriptional regulator — MLNKRYLPSITALQCFEAVTRHLSFTRAAEELNLTQSAVSKQVAQLEELLQHLLFRRVRRRLQLTPAGDLYLGEVRKILTQVEMSTHYLRSYGGDTEVLRVSTPPTFGARWLVPRLKGWRLRHPTIHLDLCSEQEADDLLQGRSDLAFYFGHGSRPGTESLKLFGEELVPVCAPGSLPAQPFTDPTQLAELVLLQNASRPQAWHDWFDHQGYHTEHSYHGPRFETFYMCIRAAQVGCGVALLPRFLVEEELADGKLVIPWPHAMPSTNAYYLAYPEHSAEVPKVRLFVEWMLEQIEHADAP; from the coding sequence ATGCTCAACAAACGCTATTTGCCGTCGATCACGGCGCTGCAATGCTTCGAAGCGGTGACCCGCCACCTGAGCTTCACCCGTGCCGCCGAAGAGCTGAACCTGACCCAGAGCGCCGTCAGCAAACAAGTCGCGCAACTGGAGGAGCTGCTGCAGCACTTGCTGTTCCGGCGCGTGCGCCGACGCTTGCAGCTGACGCCCGCCGGTGATTTGTACCTGGGGGAAGTGCGAAAAATCCTCACGCAGGTGGAGATGTCTACGCACTACCTGCGCTCCTACGGTGGCGACACCGAAGTCCTGCGCGTTTCCACGCCTCCGACCTTCGGTGCCCGCTGGCTGGTCCCACGCTTGAAAGGCTGGCGACTGCGGCATCCGACGATTCACTTGGACCTGTGCAGCGAGCAGGAGGCCGATGACTTGCTGCAAGGGCGCAGCGACCTGGCGTTCTATTTCGGCCACGGTTCGCGACCCGGCACCGAATCCCTGAAGCTGTTTGGTGAAGAACTGGTGCCGGTCTGCGCGCCCGGCAGCCTGCCTGCGCAGCCTTTCACCGACCCGACCCAACTGGCCGAGCTGGTGCTGCTGCAAAACGCCTCGCGGCCCCAGGCTTGGCACGACTGGTTCGACCACCAGGGCTACCACACCGAACACAGCTACCACGGGCCGCGTTTCGAAACCTTCTACATGTGCATTCGCGCGGCCCAGGTCGGCTGCGGCGTCGCCCTGCTGCCGCGGTTTCTGGTGGAAGAAGAACTGGCCGACGGCAAACTGGTCATCCCCTGGCCCCACGCGATGCCCAGCACCAATGCCTATTACCTGGCCTATCCGGAACATTCGGCGGAGGTGCCCAAGGTGCGGCTTTTTGTGGAGTGGATGCTGGAGCAGATCGAGCACGCGGATGCACCGTAG
- the pncB gene encoding nicotinate phosphoribosyltransferase — translation MSESVFADRIVQNLLDTDFYKLTMMQAVLHNYPNVEVEWEFRCRNSEDLRPYLAEIRFQIERLAELSLSADQLGFLERISFLKPDFLRFLGLFRFNLRYVHTGIENGELFIRLRGPWLHVILFEVPLLAIVSEVRNRYRYREIVLEQTREQLYRKFDWLSANASAEELSELQVADFGTRRRFSFRVQEEVVNVLKHDFPGRFVGTSNVHLSRELDMKPLGTMAHEWIMAHQQLGPRLIDSQIAALDCWVREYRGLLGIALTDCITMDAFLKDFDLFFAKLFDGLRHDSGDPVIWAEKAIAHYHKLGIDPMSKTLVFSDSLTLPKCLEIFRALRGRINVSFGIGTNLTCDIPGVEPMSIVLKMISCDGQPVAKISDEPGKTHCKDPNFVAYMRHVFQVPAALSDTSSKE, via the coding sequence ATGAGCGAGAGCGTATTTGCCGATCGTATCGTGCAGAACCTGCTCGACACCGACTTCTACAAACTGACGATGATGCAGGCGGTGTTGCACAACTACCCCAACGTCGAAGTCGAATGGGAGTTTCGTTGCCGCAACAGCGAAGACCTGCGCCCCTACCTGGCGGAGATCCGCTTTCAGATCGAGCGCCTGGCCGAGTTGAGCCTGAGCGCCGACCAGTTGGGTTTCCTGGAGCGCATCAGCTTTCTGAAGCCGGACTTCCTGCGGTTCCTGGGCCTGTTTCGCTTCAACTTGCGCTACGTGCACACCGGTATCGAAAACGGTGAGTTGTTCATCCGCCTGCGCGGGCCGTGGCTGCACGTCATTCTGTTCGAAGTGCCGCTGCTGGCCATCGTCAGCGAGGTGCGCAATCGTTATCGCTATCGTGAAATCGTCCTGGAACAGACGCGGGAACAGCTTTATCGCAAGTTCGACTGGTTGAGCGCCAACGCCAGCGCCGAAGAACTGTCCGAACTGCAAGTCGCGGACTTCGGCACCCGTCGTCGTTTTTCCTTCCGTGTCCAGGAAGAAGTGGTGAACGTGCTCAAGCACGACTTCCCCGGGCGTTTCGTCGGCACCAGTAACGTGCACCTGTCCCGGGAGTTGGACATGAAGCCCCTGGGCACCATGGCCCATGAGTGGATCATGGCCCACCAGCAATTGGGCCCGCGGCTGATCGACAGCCAGATCGCCGCCCTCGATTGCTGGGTACGCGAGTACCGAGGCCTGCTGGGGATCGCCCTGACCGATTGCATCACCATGGACGCCTTCCTCAAGGATTTCGATCTGTTCTTCGCCAAGCTGTTCGACGGCTTGCGCCATGACTCGGGCGACCCGGTGATCTGGGCCGAAAAAGCCATTGCCCACTACCATAAGCTCGGCATCGACCCGATGAGCAAGACCCTGGTGTTCTCCGATAGCCTGACATTGCCCAAATGCCTGGAGATTTTTCGGGCATTGCGTGGTCGCATTAATGTCAGCTTCGGTATTGGCACCAACCTGACGTGTGACATTCCAGGTGTAGAGCCGATGAGCATCGTGCTTAAAATGATCAGCTGTGATGGGCAACCCGTGGCCAAGATTTCAGACGAGCCCGGCAAGACCCACTGCAAAGACCCGAATTTCGTCGCCTACATGCGACACGTTTTCCAAGTACCTGCCGCCCTTTCTGACACATCAAGCAAGGAGTGA
- the nadE gene encoding ammonia-dependent NAD(+) synthetase yields the protein MQAVQREIAEQLKVQPPFADDAALKAEIARRVSFIQDCLVNSGLKSLVLGISGGVDSLTAGLLAQRAMRELREKTGNAAYKFIAVRLPYETQFDEHEAQACVDFIEPDERHTVNIGPAVKALADQVAAFEGKAAVSRDFVLGNTKARMRMVAQYTIAGTEHGLVIGTDHAAEAVMGFFTKFGDGACDLAPLSGLVKNQVRAIARDFGAPESLVEKVPTADLEDLSPGKPDEASHGVTYAEIDAFLHGQPIREEAARIICETYRKTEHKRVMPYAP from the coding sequence ATGCAAGCCGTACAGCGTGAGATTGCTGAACAGCTCAAGGTCCAGCCGCCGTTCGCCGATGACGCCGCCCTCAAGGCCGAAATTGCCCGTCGGGTGAGCTTTATTCAGGATTGCCTGGTCAACTCCGGACTCAAGTCCCTCGTGCTGGGCATCAGCGGTGGCGTTGACTCGTTGACCGCCGGGCTGCTGGCCCAACGTGCCATGCGCGAACTGCGGGAGAAAACCGGTAACGCCGCCTACAAGTTCATCGCCGTGCGCCTGCCGTACGAAACCCAGTTCGACGAGCATGAAGCCCAAGCCTGTGTGGACTTCATCGAACCGGACGAGCGCCATACCGTCAACATCGGTCCGGCGGTCAAGGCCTTGGCCGATCAAGTCGCGGCGTTCGAAGGCAAGGCAGCGGTCTCGCGGGATTTCGTGCTGGGCAATACCAAGGCGCGGATGCGCATGGTGGCGCAATACACCATCGCGGGCACCGAGCACGGCCTGGTGATCGGCACCGATCATGCCGCCGAAGCAGTGATGGGTTTCTTCACCAAGTTCGGTGATGGCGCTTGTGACTTGGCCCCGCTCAGCGGTTTGGTGAAAAACCAGGTCCGGGCCATCGCCCGTGACTTTGGCGCGCCGGAGTCGCTGGTGGAAAAAGTCCCCACCGCCGATCTCGAAGACCTGTCGCCAGGCAAACCGGACGAAGCGTCCCACGGCGTGACCTACGCCGAGATCGATGCATTCCTGCACGGCCAACCGATTCGCGAAGAAGCGGCCAGGATCATTTGCGAGACCTATCGCAAGACTGAGCACAAGCGGGTGATGCCGTACGCCCCGTGA
- the azu gene encoding azurin, translating to MFAKLVAVSLLTLASSQLMAAECKTTIDSTDQMSFNTKAIEIDKSCKTFTVELTHSGSLPKNVMGHNWVLSKEADMQPIATDGLGAGIDKNYLKEGDARIIAHTKIIGAGEKDSVTFDVSKLDAAEKYGFFCSFPGHISMMKGTVTLK from the coding sequence ATGTTTGCCAAACTTGTTGCAGTATCCCTGTTGACGCTGGCCAGCAGCCAACTGATGGCAGCGGAGTGCAAGACCACCATCGATTCGACCGACCAGATGTCCTTCAACACCAAGGCCATCGAGATCGACAAGAGCTGCAAGACGTTCACCGTTGAGCTGACTCACTCGGGCAGCTTGCCGAAAAACGTCATGGGCCATAACTGGGTGCTGAGCAAAGAGGCTGACATGCAGCCGATCGCCACCGATGGCCTGGGCGCCGGTATCGACAAGAACTACCTGAAGGAAGGTGATGCCCGCATCATCGCCCACACCAAGATCATCGGTGCCGGTGAGAAAGACTCGGTGACCTTCGACGTATCGAAACTGGACGCCGCTGAAAAGTACGGCTTCTTCTGCTCGTTCCCGGGCCACATCTCGATGATGAAAGGCACCGTTACCCTGAAGTAA
- a CDS encoding TIGR00730 family Rossman fold protein, whose product MSIASVCVFCGASTGTDPAYREAAQALGRALAQRKLTLVYGGGAVGLMGIVADAALAAGGEVIGIIPQSLKDKEIGHSGLTRLEVVDGMHARKARMAELSDAFIALPGGLGTLEELFEVWTWGQLGYHGKPLGLLEVNGFYSKLTGFLDHIVGEGFVRAPHRDMLQVSESAQNLLDALDEWQPSVQPKWTEQKPS is encoded by the coding sequence ATGTCCATCGCGTCTGTTTGTGTATTTTGCGGCGCCAGCACCGGCACCGATCCAGCGTATCGTGAAGCGGCGCAGGCCCTGGGCCGGGCGCTGGCGCAACGGAAATTGACCCTGGTCTACGGCGGCGGGGCCGTCGGCCTGATGGGGATTGTCGCCGACGCGGCCCTGGCGGCCGGCGGCGAGGTCATCGGCATCATCCCGCAAAGCCTCAAGGACAAGGAAATCGGCCACAGCGGCCTGACCCGCCTGGAAGTGGTGGACGGCATGCACGCCCGCAAGGCACGCATGGCCGAACTCAGCGATGCCTTCATCGCCCTGCCCGGCGGCCTCGGCACGCTGGAGGAGTTGTTCGAAGTCTGGACCTGGGGCCAGCTCGGCTACCACGGCAAACCGCTGGGGTTGCTGGAAGTGAACGGTTTCTACAGCAAGCTCACCGGTTTTCTCGATCATATCGTCGGCGAAGGCTTCGTCCGCGCGCCCCATCGTGACATGCTGCAAGTGAGCGAATCAGCGCAGAACCTGCTCGATGCGCTGGACGAATGGCAACCGTCAGTGCAGCCGAAGTGGACCGAACAAAAACCCAGCTAA
- a CDS encoding NUDIX domain-containing protein yields the protein MFPVSIKGVLQSPEGLVVLMLNERDEWELPGGRIELGETAPQCLAREIDEELAVEVRVEEPLDSYLFEVIPGKHVFISTYRCQLLGGFVPMISHEHKQIGLFEPDQLPANLPAGYRLSIIKALGL from the coding sequence ATGTTCCCGGTTTCCATCAAAGGCGTGCTGCAATCCCCCGAAGGCCTGGTCGTGCTGATGCTCAACGAACGGGACGAGTGGGAACTGCCCGGTGGACGAATCGAGCTGGGCGAAACGGCGCCGCAATGCCTGGCACGGGAGATCGATGAGGAACTGGCGGTTGAGGTGCGCGTGGAGGAGCCGCTGGATTCGTACTTGTTCGAGGTCATTCCCGGCAAGCACGTCTTCATCTCCACGTACCGTTGCCAGTTGCTGGGCGGTTTCGTGCCGATGATCAGCCATGAGCACAAGCAGATCGGGTTGTTCGAGCCGGACCAATTGCCGGCCAATCTACCTGCAGGCTATCGCCTGTCGATTATCAAGGCGCTGGGATTGTGA
- a CDS encoding transglutaminase family protein: MNARYQILHDTHYHYDSPVSLAQQLAHLWPRACDWQRCTEQQLLISPEPTTRRDEQDVFGNPLTRLAFERPHDELLVNARLSVEVLSRPALDFNLSPAWESTSNALTYSGRPLAAPLLQACRFRFESPYVHLKRSFVEFSESCFPPGRPLMVGVRALMEKIFEEFTFDAEATQVATPLVEVLERRRGVCQDFAHLMLACVRSRGLAARYVSGYLLTQPPPGQPRLIGADASHAWVSVYCPVLGWVDFDPTNNVQPALEHITLAWGRDFSDVSPLRGVILGGGNHDPEVRVTVMPLEP, from the coding sequence ATGAACGCTCGTTACCAGATCCTCCACGACACCCATTACCACTACGACAGCCCAGTGTCCCTGGCCCAGCAGCTTGCCCATCTGTGGCCGCGCGCCTGTGACTGGCAGCGTTGCACCGAACAGCAGTTGCTGATCAGCCCGGAGCCGACGACCCGTCGCGATGAGCAGGATGTGTTTGGCAACCCACTGACCCGCCTGGCCTTCGAGCGCCCCCACGACGAGCTGCTGGTCAATGCTCGCCTGAGCGTCGAGGTGCTGTCTCGCCCCGCACTGGACTTCAACCTGTCTCCGGCCTGGGAGTCGACCAGCAATGCGCTGACCTACAGCGGCCGGCCACTTGCGGCGCCATTGCTGCAAGCATGCCGTTTTCGTTTCGAGTCACCTTATGTGCACCTCAAGCGCAGCTTCGTCGAGTTTTCCGAGAGCTGCTTCCCGCCGGGGCGACCGCTGATGGTTGGCGTGCGGGCGCTGATGGAAAAGATTTTCGAGGAGTTCACCTTCGATGCCGAGGCGACCCAGGTGGCCACGCCGCTGGTGGAGGTGCTGGAGCGGCGGCGGGGCGTGTGCCAGGACTTTGCCCACTTGATGCTGGCCTGCGTGCGCTCTCGCGGGCTGGCGGCGCGTTACGTCAGCGGCTACCTGCTGACCCAGCCGCCACCCGGCCAACCAAGGCTGATTGGCGCCGATGCGTCCCATGCCTGGGTCTCGGTGTATTGCCCGGTATTGGGTTGGGTGGACTTTGATCCGACCAACAACGTCCAGCCGGCCCTGGAACACATCACCTTGGCCTGGGGCCGGGATTTTTCCGATGTGTCGCCGTTGCGGGGGGTGATCCTGGGGGGCGGCAATCATGATCCCGAGGTGCGGGTGACGGTGATGCCGCTGGAGCCATGA
- a CDS encoding circularly permuted type 2 ATP-grasp protein, translated as MPDLLDRYPLTTGTYHELLDDNGAVRPHWRRLFDQLQRSTPAHLIQRQALLARQIQENGVTYNVYADPKGADRPWELDLLPHVIDPQEWKHLSAGIAQRARLLNAVLADLYGPQRLISEGLLPAELVFGHNNFLWPCQGIAPPDGSFLHLYAVDLARTPDGRWWVTADRTQAPSGAGYALENRMIVSRAFPELYRDLRVRHLSGFFRTLQETLARQAPSDGESPLVVLLTPGRFNESYFEHLYLARQLGYPLVEGGDLTVRDATVYLKTLSGLRRVHAIMRRLDDDFCDPLELRTDSALGVPGLLEAVRQGRVLVANALGSGVLESPGLLGFLPKINQYLFGEELILPSIATWWCGEPPVLAQALEKLPQLLIKPAFPSQSFTPVFGRDLNEAQRGQLAARMQARPYAYVAQELAQLSQAPVWQAEDGHIQPRAIGMRVYAVSGKDDYRVLSGGLTRVAAEADAEVVSMQRGGASKDTWVLGEQAPGGEQWTAQRTVGVHDLVRRDPYLPSRVVENLFWFGRYCERCDDSARLLRIMLGRYVDGDDPQALASAVSLGESLMLLPEEGELHERLLAALLGDDWSFSLRSNLQRLQWAASQVRGKLSRENWQALVELQREAMELETEEPDFGELLDFLNRLVMSLAALSGFALDDMTRDEGWRFLMMGRRLERLQFLSSSLAAFLRSDAVFDQAGLEWLLELGNSSITYRSRYLAVAQLIPVMDLLLLDEQNPHAVLFQLKLVARTLKRLNDDFGAPKETALPELVTRLSRFDLRCLENPLFGEASLRAALDGLADLLQEVADVGGQVSDRLALRHFAHVDDVSQRTVSV; from the coding sequence ATGCCTGACCTGCTTGACCGTTACCCGCTGACGACGGGCACCTATCACGAACTGTTGGACGACAACGGTGCGGTGCGTCCGCACTGGCGGCGGTTGTTCGATCAGTTGCAGCGCAGCACGCCGGCTCACCTGATCCAGCGCCAGGCGCTGCTGGCCCGGCAGATCCAGGAAAACGGTGTCACCTATAACGTCTACGCCGATCCGAAGGGCGCCGACCGGCCGTGGGAGCTGGACCTGCTGCCCCACGTGATCGACCCGCAGGAATGGAAACATCTGTCGGCCGGGATCGCCCAGCGTGCGCGGCTGCTCAATGCGGTGCTGGCCGACCTGTATGGGCCTCAGCGGCTGATCAGCGAAGGGCTGCTGCCGGCAGAGTTGGTATTCGGGCACAACAATTTCCTTTGGCCCTGCCAGGGCATCGCGCCGCCGGACGGCAGCTTCCTGCACTTGTATGCGGTGGACCTGGCGCGCACGCCCGATGGTCGTTGGTGGGTTACGGCGGATCGGACCCAGGCGCCTTCGGGGGCCGGTTATGCGCTGGAAAATCGCATGATCGTTTCCCGCGCGTTCCCCGAGCTGTATCGCGACCTGAGGGTGCGACACCTGTCCGGGTTCTTCCGCACCTTGCAGGAAACCCTGGCACGCCAGGCACCCAGCGACGGTGAGTCACCACTGGTGGTGCTGTTGACGCCGGGGCGGTTCAACGAAAGTTATTTCGAGCATCTTTATCTGGCCCGCCAGCTTGGCTATCCGTTGGTAGAGGGGGGCGACCTGACCGTGCGGGACGCCACGGTCTATCTCAAGACCCTCAGCGGCCTGCGCCGGGTCCACGCCATCATGCGTCGGCTCGACGACGATTTCTGCGACCCCCTGGAGCTGCGCACCGATTCAGCCCTCGGCGTGCCGGGACTGTTGGAAGCGGTGCGCCAGGGCCGGGTGCTGGTGGCCAATGCCCTGGGCAGCGGCGTGCTGGAGTCTCCGGGCCTGTTGGGGTTCCTGCCGAAGATCAATCAGTATCTGTTCGGCGAGGAATTGATACTGCCGTCCATCGCCACCTGGTGGTGCGGTGAGCCGCCGGTGCTGGCCCAGGCCCTGGAAAAGCTGCCGCAACTCTTGATCAAGCCGGCGTTTCCTTCCCAAAGCTTCACCCCGGTGTTCGGCCGGGACCTGAACGAGGCGCAGCGCGGCCAACTGGCGGCGCGCATGCAGGCTCGGCCCTATGCTTATGTCGCCCAGGAGTTGGCGCAACTGTCCCAGGCCCCGGTCTGGCAGGCCGAAGACGGGCACATCCAACCGCGGGCCATTGGCATGCGCGTGTATGCCGTGTCCGGGAAGGATGATTATCGGGTGCTGTCGGGTGGCCTGACCCGCGTGGCCGCCGAGGCCGACGCCGAAGTGGTGTCGATGCAGCGTGGCGGCGCCAGCAAGGATACGTGGGTGTTGGGCGAGCAGGCGCCCGGCGGTGAACAGTGGACGGCCCAGCGAACCGTAGGCGTCCACGACCTGGTTCGACGCGATCCGTACCTGCCTTCGCGGGTGGTGGAAAACCTGTTCTGGTTCGGCCGTTACTGCGAACGCTGCGACGACAGCGCGCGGCTGCTGCGGATCATGCTGGGGCGTTATGTCGATGGCGATGACCCGCAGGCCCTGGCGTCGGCGGTGTCCCTGGGCGAAAGCCTGATGCTGCTGCCTGAAGAGGGCGAGCTGCACGAGCGTTTGCTGGCGGCGCTGTTGGGGGACGATTGGTCGTTCAGCCTGCGCTCCAACCTGCAGCGCTTGCAGTGGGCGGCCTCGCAGGTTCGCGGCAAGCTGTCCCGGGAGAACTGGCAGGCGCTGGTGGAGTTGCAGCGCGAAGCGATGGAGCTGGAAACCGAGGAACCGGATTTCGGTGAGTTGCTGGATTTCCTCAATCGGCTAGTGATGTCCCTGGCGGCGTTGTCCGGATTTGCCTTGGACGACATGACCCGCGACGAGGGCTGGCGCTTCCTGATGATGGGCCGGCGCCTGGAACGCTTGCAGTTCCTCAGCAGCAGCCTGGCGGCGTTTTTGCGTAGCGATGCAGTCTTCGACCAGGCCGGGCTGGAGTGGCTGCTGGAACTGGGCAACAGCAGCATCACCTACCGTTCGCGCTACCTGGCGGTGGCGCAACTGATCCCGGTGATGGACCTGTTGTTGCTGGACGAACAGAACCCCCATGCGGTGCTTTTCCAGTTAAAGCTGGTGGCCCGCACGCTCAAACGCCTGAACGACGATTTTGGCGCACCGAAGGAAACGGCCTTGCCAGAATTGGTGACGCGTCTTTCTCGCTTTGACCTGCGTTGCCTGGAAAATCCCCTGTTTGGTGAAGCCAGTCTGCGCGCAGCGCTTGATGGGCTGGCCGACCTGTTGCAGGAAGTGGCCGATGTCGGTGGCCAGGTATCCGATCGCCTGGCCTTGCGTCATTTCGCCCACGTCGATGACGTCAGCCAACGCACGGTGTCCGTCTGA